GAACAATTAAATTACTTCTATATGTATATCGATAAGATGGTCATCATTCTGATGACCTGATGGAGAGCTGAAAGTTCGGAGAGAGAAGGCAGGCAGAGGGGTATGTTTCCATATGAATACATATGTTGCAATTGGAGAAATCTTCACTTCCAAATCAGCTCCGATATAATATTATATAGGCGATTAAAATTCAATGAATATATATCTGCTTGAAAATATTAATTGAATTGATTTATATCTCCATCTTATCAGTATTCTGTACATCGTGGGGATAGAATTCATGAAATGCTTTTGGTGTAATCGTAGAATCAATAGTTTTCGGAATGTTATATGTGTCATAAAAAAGATTACATGGCATATTGCCATGCTGTTCAGGAAGGATGGAAGTTTAAATGGGGAAGGAAGCAAAAGTTGTTTAAGTCTGGAATTTGAGTATTTTTTCTCACCTTTCTTTTTCAAAGAATTTGTGAACTATATAGTTGTTTCACTACTTAGTGTAATAGGCAAAGCTAGAGCATGTTTTGTTGCATGCTCAGAATGAATGTTGATAAACTGAATTTATTAATAGATGTACTGTGCTGGTTGATGGGCATTTTGTTCTATCATAATGTAAAGTACTAGTTCCTCTTCCTATGCTATTAATAAAATATCAGCTTGAAATAAATGAGTTTATCAATCTTTCTTTTGCAAATCTTCAAATATCTTTCGAGCTTCTTCATTCTGCATAAATTGCACCAATAATTCTGACATTTTACCTTCATATTGTTCAAGATCCATGGCTGTTAAATCATCCAACACCAATGAACAATGTGAGCAATATTTTGCATCACATGGATTTTTATTATGACATCTTGGACATTCGATAGGTGTAAGTGTTTTATTTTCTTCGGGCTTTTTAGTATCAGTTTCAATGCCATGAATTGACAATATTTTATCATCAACATCTTTACCGCTAATATGCAAATATATTTCTGGCATCTTTGAGCTTCGTTCCCAACCTGCAAAAACACGCATATCCATTTCACCAAGACCACGTTTTGCCATTTCAGTTAATCTACCATGCCTAAATGAATGAGGATTTACTCGTTTATTCACTCCTGCATTATTGGCACGGTCTTTCAACATATTTTGTATTCTTCTAATACTAATGCGTTGAAATTCTCCGTTTGTCTTTCGTTCCACAACAAATAATGGTTTATCTGGATTGTCTCGATAAGGATGTTGATTTAACCACAATTTGATTTCAGGCTCGGCATTAATTAATCTTATACGCCTTTCACCTGTCTTACCATTGACAGTAATAGCAGCACCATATTGGTCAAATACCACATCACCAACATTAAGCCGAATCAGCTCTTCAATTCTTGCGGCACTGTCATATAATATAGCAATAATTGTTCTATCTCTTTGTGTTTTACAAGCAGCGAGAAGTTTTTTGATATCCTTTGGATCTAATGGATTATTTGTTGGGACTGTTTTTCTTTTTGGTGGAACTTCTATGTTCTCAAAGAAGCTATTTTCTGGTTTTAACCAGTTAAAAAAAGGTCGTAACTCTTTGATGTCGTTTTCGTATGTTCTTTCAGATTTGTCTTTTCGCCTTTCAAGTAGATATTTTTCAATATCTTCTTTTACAACTGTATTTAAGTCAATGTCGTCATTATTTATTAGAAATGTATATATTTTCCACAATTTTGTATTTATTGTGCTTTCTTTCCGACCTTTTAAATTTAAATGTTCTGTATAGTTTTCTATAATCTCAGCATTTCTGCCTGTATATTTGGGGGGGTGTTTCATGCATCTATGTATGGTATTCATTCTATTTATATACTCGCAATTAAAGCGAAGCCCTGTAAATAGGGCTTAGGACCCTGTCTCGTAGGAGTTCGTGCGTTCGAATCGCACCCCCCGCATATTTTTCATATATTTACAATCTAAATGTGTTACTTTATTCCTGTTTATGTGGCAAGATCAAGTTACTATCTATAATGCTGTCAACATATCAGAAATTTCTTTCTTTATCTTCAAAAATCGGAAACTGATCATAAAAAAGGAAAGATGAGCCCCCACTCATCATATCTTATTCCCAACCTTGTCATGCCTTTACACTCTTAATAGGGTGTATCACTATATATTTATATCGAATAAATAAAAGTTTTAAATCAAATTTACTTCATTTAAATCGTTTTATCCTTTTACTATTTTATGTTTTGAGGGTCTTCTCATCTATTCTTTAACTTTTTCAGAAAGGTTGGCTTCCAGATATTCAATCAATTAAATTTTATAATATCTTTTTTTGCTTCATTCATTTGAATGGGGAACGATGCATGTCTGAACCTTATACCTGTGCTGGATCTGCTGTTTGCTGGAAGGTTATAAAGGGTTAACTACAAATCTTCTTATTACTAATTATAAAATGGGGTGTTATATATGAAATTAAGATTAGTAATTTCACTGGTTCTTGTAGCTATACTTTTAATGGTGCCTGCGAGTGCAGATCTGTTCGATGATCTAAATGCTCAGGTCGGTGAATACAATGATAAAATTGATCAGGTTCCCGGAACCGTGCAGTCTATATTTTCGGATCAGCATGTAATTCTTGCTATTTACATGAATGATGCTGAAAATGGGACTACAGGTGGCCCTGAATTTGATGTGGTTCTCAGTGACGGTCCATTCGTTACTGAAAGTGGTGTCACTATGAACATGATCGCTATCACAGATAGTGATGCTACTGTATCCAATTTCGGCAAATGGAGTGAGATGGATCCCGAATACAAGTGGGATGGTGTGGATTTTGCTGAAACCATCATTGTAACAACAAATGAGGATACTGCAAGGGCGATCCTGGATTCCGAATCTCCGGGAGAGACATTTATGGAAGCATACGATAGTGACATGATCATCATTGAGGGTGCCGATGATGCACGTATTACAACAAAAATATCTCTTGCAATAATGCCCCTGGTGATGAAGTTCTATGCTTTGATCAGTTGATCCTGATCATATATTTTTTTAGCTCATTGGAGGTTCCAATGGGCCGGTTCTTTTCATGGTTTGGTCGATGGTTGTTTACTTCATTCATTTGATGTTCAGCTTAATCTTCCTTTACAACTTTCAGCAACTTTATGATCTCATCTTCGTTGATCTCTTTCAGGGAAAATATCTTGATATGCTTCATTGTTTTTCCTGTCCCCTCAAAAAGTTCTTTCTCTTCTTCTGACATCCCATCAATTGAAAAGCCAATGTTCACATGGTCTTTGAGTCCAACGAGGTAATATTTGCCTTCATACCAGGGAACGCCCATTTTGAACTCTTCCTTTATGCCAGGACATGTCTTCAGAATTATATGTCTTAATTTCCCGATGATCTCTTTTTGTGGTGACCTTTGCTTTTTGATATATGCCTCGACTTTATTGTCCATATTCCCACCTCCCCGTGCTCATATGAGTTTGATATCATCATAATATTGGGTTGTGGGGCTATAATACTTGGGTCAGCAATAGAAACCTTTATAAACGATTAATCATTATAGATATGTGCAATGATTAATCGTGACAGTTAATCATTGACAACACAACCTTATACAAAAATTGGAGGAAAGAAGAAATGGACACATACTACGAAGGTTCCATGATGGACGATGAAGAAAGCATCCTTGAATGGACTGCTAAAGGACTTAATGTTGATGGCAACGGTGCATTCATTGCCACACTTACAGTGTCCATTGCTCTGATGGCTTTCCTCAGACTTGCATCTTATATCAACCTCTTTTGAAGTAAGGGAAAATTCCGGTGATCCGGAAACTCCTTTATTTCAGAGATTTCCATTATTTTTCATTATTTTTCATTATTTTCCATTTTCTTTTTTGTAAAAAATCAGTTTGATCTCAGCTTTTCGAAGTACATCTGATGATATTCTTCTGCAGGATAAAAAATTGAAGCCGGAACTATCTCGGTCTTTATTTCGCTATCATATCTTTTGCTGTCTTCCTGTTTTTTCTTTGAACTCAGGGCAGCTTTTTTTTGCTTCTCATCATGGTAGAAGATCGCAGATCGGTATTGTGTGCCGATATCCGGTCCTTGCTTGTTCTTTGTTGTGGGGTCATGTATGCTCCAGAACACTTCCAGCAGCTCCTCATATGAAATGATCTCCGGGTCGAAAATGATCTCTATGGATTCGGCGTGTCCGGTTTTCCCTGTGGCTACATCATAGTATCCGGGATCTCCCATTGAACCACCGGTATATCCTACTTTTGTTGATGCTACTCCCCGTACCCTGCTGAAGTTCTCCTCAACTCCCCAGAAGCATCCTGCTGCAAATGTGGCTTTTTCCATCATTGTTACTCATCCCTGTCCTTTCGTGTTCTTATTCCTCTTCCCCGAACTGCAGGGATGCAGAATTTATACAATAGCGCTTCCCTGTGGGTTCAGGTCCATCATTAAAAACATGTCCCAGATGGCTTCCACAACTGGAACAGAGCACTTCTATCCGATGCATGGAGTGGCTATCATCAGTAACAAGTTCCACACGGTCACTGGAGATCACATCGTAAAAGCTTGGCCAGCCAGATTGCGAATCGAATTTTTTATCTGAAGCGAATATAACCTGACCACAGGCACCACAGTTATATGTTCCTTTTTTTTTGTTTGACAACAGCTTTCCCGTAAATGGCATTTCCGTTCTCTTATTTCTTAAAATAGCATACTGTTCAGGCGTCAGCAGCTTTTTCCACTCCTCATCTGATCTCTTTATTTTTTCTATTACGCTAAAACCCCCCTTTAGCAGAAAAATAATGTATAAAAATTGGGGTTTGAAGATAAGTACTTTATGCAATAATTGAGACTACTGTGATATATTTTATCATTATATAAATACATAATATGTAATACTCTTAATTGGAAAGAGGGAATGTTCTTATAGAGATCCTACAAATAATTAATGGGGTAAACTATTATGGCGGAATATATAGAATTGTGCAGCACAACTGATGTGCCGGAAGGAGAAATGAGAAGCTTCGCTACAGGGGATAGTGAGGTTATGGTAGTTAACCTGAAAGGCGATTTCTATGGTCTTGACGCCATCTGTAATCACATGGGAGGCAAATTGGTCAAAGGAAGGCTCAGGGATAACCTTGTCATATGCCCTGTTCATCGATGCCGTTATGATGTGACATCCGGGAAGGTCAAAAGGGGTGCCGGATTTCTTGTTGAATCGCTTTCAGGTAAATGTGGTGACCAGAAAGCATATGAGCTGAAAGTAGAAGATGGCAAGGTCTTCGTAAAAATATAAATTCGTTGTTTGATCTATATTCGAGCAATTTTGCTACGGTTCCTGATACATTAGTTCCTACCGTAAATGCTTATATCAGGCAGTCTTATCATGTATTCATGGCACTTCTACTTATATTGGGATTCATTTCTGTCTTAGTATTACTTACTGTTATCATGCTTGGTATCGGGGTAAAGAAGAACTCTGATGTTGATCAGAGCTCAGTAATATATCCTAAAGGTTACTGGCTGGGAAGAGGCATTGCCCTTGGTCTTCTGCTTGGTGTGCCATTAGGTCTTGGTGCAGGTATCTTAACCGGGAATCTCGGACTTGGTATTGCTCTTGGTCCTGTATTTGGAATGGGTTTTGGAAGTGCTATAGGGTCTATATTTGAAAAGAAACATAAAAATCATATCCGGGAACTGACAGAGGAAGAAAAAAGGCTTCAAAGGACACTTCTGGTCTTTACCATCAGTTTTCTGATCCTTGGTGTCACTGTGCTCTTCGCTTTGTTCTACTTATACAGTAGGATGTAAGTACTTGCTTAGGTGCCGGATCTTAAATTCAAAGTTCAGGTTCTGGGTTAAACAGGTGACTTTTAGCCAGATCATATCTCTTGACAATAGTCAAATATGTATATCATCTGTGCGTAATGATATTCTATGGATGTTCTAGGTCTGATCCCTTCCTGGCTCTCATGGGATGATGCGATAATTTTGTCCGTATTTCTGGTCATAATATTGACCTTCCTGTTAGCTAAGCTAATAGATCGGCTGCTAAAAGCATATTTTGTATTGGCCAGCAAGAAGATGAACATCGATGAGACAACTTACGGGCTTGTACGACGAATAATAGTGGCGATAGTCTATTTCTCCGGTTTCCTTGTGGTCATTTTCAGTAATCAAAGCCTTCGTGATCTGTCCATAGCTCTTTTTGCAGGAGCAGGATTTGCAGGTATCGTCATTGGTATGGCTGCCCAGAACACGCTTTCCAATATCATTGCAGGTATTTCCCTTGCGACCTTCAGGCCATTTCGTGTAGGTGACCTGCTGACCATACATAATGAATATGGTCGTGTGACGGATATTACGCTGGGCTATACAAAGATCAGGACATGGGACAACAGGAGGCTGAACATCCCTAATCATATCATAAGTGATGAGGCCATTATTAACTGGTCCATTGATGATCCTTCCGTCAACTGGACAGTTGAGGTCGGAATAAGTTACGATTCAGATATCGATCTTGCACGTAGTATAATGATCGCTGAGGCCCGTAAACATCCAAAGGTCATGAATTATGAACAACTCCTGCATTATCAGCCCAATAAACTGAGTGGTGAAGAGATCTCTGTGCTGGTCACTGAACTGGGTGATTTCGCGGTGAATCTTAAATTATATGTGTGGGTCCATGACCGCTCAGTTGCATTTGACACTGGCTGTGAACTGAAAGAGGCTATTAAGAAAAGGTTCGATGCTGAAGGGGTGGAGATCCCATTCCCATACAGGACCATCGTTTACAAAAAAGATCTTGAAGAGTCACAGCACGAGTCTGCGGCTTAAACTTGCTTTTTGAAGATCTGGCATCTGATGTATGATTTCAGATAGGCTTCCCTCTCCAGGGTCATGGAGTTCTCTTCACAGATCTCTACATAAGCGTTGTTCCAGTTGTCTTCATTGGTCTTGAACATGAAAAATGGTAGCATCATCACACTGGTTATTGAAAATCGTGGTCTTGCACAGTCTATAATAATAAAATGACCGTTGGTGACCAGTACTCTGGAAGCTTCTTTTATTGCAGATCTCCTAACTTCTGAATTTGTTTCACAGAATGCGACACTCGTAACCACCATATCAAAGCTTCCACTCTTAAATGGCAGTTCATCCATAGTGCCTTTGTATAGGGAGATCTCATCGGCTGTCCGTTTTATCTTTGAATGGGCATAGGCAAGCTGGTTATTTGAGATGTCTATTCCAAGGACCTTTCCGGTATGTTCCATCTTCTCTTCGATCTCAAGATCAAGTGATGCAGTACCGCATCCAAGATCAAGTACTTTCATTCCATTTTCAATAGGCATCTCCGATACAGCTCTTTCATAGAAGGAATGTCCGAATCCCAGTAATGTTGCGAAAATATCGTAGTTCTTCCCGCCATATATAGTCCCAAAGTCGTTACCCTTCGCACTCATCCAATAAAATATATGAGACCATTTATTATATATTTATTTCACATGTGATACTCAGTGGGTATTTGTCCCATTTCGTATCATGGAAGAATGTTTGACAAATAATTTATACTACAATTCTGTTCTTAACTACAATTAGAATAGAGAATGTGCAATTATGATAGGTCGATTCAAACACGTTGATGATGTTTTCTATGGTAACGTCAGCGGTGATCTCGTTACATCCATGGACCACGAAAGCAGGACATTTGAGCTATCTGAGCTTGTTGTACTCCCTCCTGCAACTCCTTCAAAGATAATATGCATTGGTCTGAACTATGTCGATCATGCTATTGAACTTGATATGGAGATTCCCACAGAGCCTGTTATATTCATGAAACCGTCATCTTCCATGATCGGGCCGGGTGGTAAGATAGTCTATCCTGCCATGAGCCATCGTGTGGACTATGAGGCAGAGCTGGCAGTTGTGATCGGGAAAAGATGTAGGAACATCAGCTCGGAGGATGCAATGGATGTTATCGCAGGTTATACCTGCTTTAATGATGTGACTGCTCGTGACCTGCAGCAAAAAGATGGCCAATGGACACGCTCCAAGAGCTTTGATACATTTGCACCCTTTGGTCCGTTCATTGTTCCAAAAGAGGAATTTGATCCTTCTGATGTCAATGTTAGCAGCTTTGTGAACGGTGAGGTCAGGCAAAGTTCAAGCACATCTAATCTGATATTTGATATTCCACATCTAATCGAGTTCATATCCGGGATCATGACCCTTGAGATCGGTGATTTGATCGCTACAGGAACTCCGCCGGGAGTCGGTGAGTTGCAACGTGGTGACATTGTGGAAGTGAAGATCGAAGGAATTGGTACTTTGACGAATGAGGTGGTATAATGCTATTTGACCAGATCAACAGGGAACTCGAACTTACTGAAAGACATCTGATCGTTCTCCAGAAGGTCGTTGAAAAAGGACCGATTGGCATATTGAAGCTGGCCGAAGAGACGGGAATGCCAACTCATAAGGTAAGGTATTCGTTGCGTGTGCTGGAACAGGAGCATCTTATCAAGCCTTCTTCACACGGCGCAATGGCCGGAGATATGGCAGAAGAGTTCGTTGAAAAGTTCAATGAGAATATAGGCAGTATTCTGGAAAAGGTGAATCAGATCAGTGATCTGGGTGACAGGCTCTGATATTCATCTGCTTTTAAATTCATATATTACATATT
This genomic stretch from Methanococcoides sp. AM1 harbors:
- a CDS encoding site-specific integrase, translating into MKHPPKYTGRNAEIIENYTEHLNLKGRKESTINTKLWKIYTFLINNDDIDLNTVVKEDIEKYLLERRKDKSERTYENDIKELRPFFNWLKPENSFFENIEVPPKRKTVPTNNPLDPKDIKKLLAACKTQRDRTIIAILYDSAARIEELIRLNVGDVVFDQYGAAITVNGKTGERRIRLINAEPEIKLWLNQHPYRDNPDKPLFVVERKTNGEFQRISIRRIQNMLKDRANNAGVNKRVNPHSFRHGRLTEMAKRGLGEMDMRVFAGWERSSKMPEIYLHISGKDVDDKILSIHGIETDTKKPEENKTLTPIECPRCHNKNPCDAKYCSHCSLVLDDLTAMDLEQYEGKMSELLVQFMQNEEARKIFEDLQKKD
- a CDS encoding DUF1801 domain-containing protein, which translates into the protein MDNKVEAYIKKQRSPQKEIIGKLRHIILKTCPGIKEEFKMGVPWYEGKYYLVGLKDHVNIGFSIDGMSEEEKELFEGTGKTMKHIKIFSLKEINEDEIIKLLKVVKED
- the msrA gene encoding peptide-methionine (S)-S-oxide reductase MsrA; translation: MEKATFAAGCFWGVEENFSRVRGVASTKVGYTGGSMGDPGYYDVATGKTGHAESIEIIFDPEIISYEELLEVFWSIHDPTTKNKQGPDIGTQYRSAIFYHDEKQKKAALSSKKKQEDSKRYDSEIKTEIVPASIFYPAEEYHQMYFEKLRSN
- the msrB gene encoding peptide-methionine (R)-S-oxide reductase MsrB codes for the protein MEKIKRSDEEWKKLLTPEQYAILRNKRTEMPFTGKLLSNKKKGTYNCGACGQVIFASDKKFDSQSGWPSFYDVISSDRVELVTDDSHSMHRIEVLCSSCGSHLGHVFNDGPEPTGKRYCINSASLQFGEEE
- a CDS encoding Rieske (2Fe-2S) protein, translated to MAEYIELCSTTDVPEGEMRSFATGDSEVMVVNLKGDFYGLDAICNHMGGKLVKGRLRDNLVICPVHRCRYDVTSGKVKRGAGFLVESLSGKCGDQKAYELKVEDGKVFVKI
- a CDS encoding mechanosensitive ion channel family protein, producing MDVLGLIPSWLSWDDAIILSVFLVIILTFLLAKLIDRLLKAYFVLASKKMNIDETTYGLVRRIIVAIVYFSGFLVVIFSNQSLRDLSIALFAGAGFAGIVIGMAAQNTLSNIIAGISLATFRPFRVGDLLTIHNEYGRVTDITLGYTKIRTWDNRRLNIPNHIISDEAIINWSIDDPSVNWTVEVGISYDSDIDLARSIMIAEARKHPKVMNYEQLLHYQPNKLSGEEISVLVTELGDFAVNLKLYVWVHDRSVAFDTGCELKEAIKKRFDAEGVEIPFPYRTIVYKKDLEESQHESAA
- a CDS encoding class I SAM-dependent methyltransferase, encoding MSAKGNDFGTIYGGKNYDIFATLLGFGHSFYERAVSEMPIENGMKVLDLGCGTASLDLEIEEKMEHTGKVLGIDISNNQLAYAHSKIKRTADEISLYKGTMDELPFKSGSFDMVVTSVAFCETNSEVRRSAIKEASRVLVTNGHFIIIDCARPRFSITSVMMLPFFMFKTNEDNWNNAYVEICEENSMTLEREAYLKSYIRCQIFKKQV
- a CDS encoding fumarylacetoacetate hydrolase family protein, with protein sequence MIGRFKHVDDVFYGNVSGDLVTSMDHESRTFELSELVVLPPATPSKIICIGLNYVDHAIELDMEIPTEPVIFMKPSSSMIGPGGKIVYPAMSHRVDYEAELAVVIGKRCRNISSEDAMDVIAGYTCFNDVTARDLQQKDGQWTRSKSFDTFAPFGPFIVPKEEFDPSDVNVSSFVNGEVRQSSSTSNLIFDIPHLIEFISGIMTLEIGDLIATGTPPGVGELQRGDIVEVKIEGIGTLTNEVV